The Spodoptera frugiperda isolate SF20-4 chromosome 2, AGI-APGP_CSIRO_Sfru_2.0, whole genome shotgun sequence genome has a window encoding:
- the LOC118269201 gene encoding histone deacetylase 4 isoform X3 gives MADEPGRSSSNSAEMAHESGGGADGSPQHTPSPPHAPRLPIADTSFHQQIMQNQNPRKNHIAERAKQTLESSFLMQLKKQQQLQQEILLQHFQQQRQQLAQEHEQQLMHHLKVNMLQQKAMEEAAARREAREALEAREARERHERHERDRVDLLRKKDKHEHSANASTEVKQKLQQFLKKKQASANGTVPGSSYRNWGIVKSSSGESITSTGATATHPYRLAAPLPLALNAAPPQPSPDYPLRKTASEPNMLKVRLKARVIERRASPLARRPFKTRVKHRNCDGSSPRGSPPGGAGVGGAGGAGATAPIREEEEGCGRAADLLFSSPSMPNISLGRPHVPAPRLAPPPPLAVLPPVSEAEGWAALGGRLAKRPLGRTHSAPLPLGDPALTPPSAHHYLRDQIRKTVLTRAHDAAAAQLREEEGEVIDLTARRAPAPAAPAAPPAPPCEPAPLARALSSPLVGARTPATGLAYDALMLKHGCACGAHAPTHPEHGGRLQSVWARLCETGLVARAERTRPRKATFEELQSVHSEAHVAVFGGRGAGGAGGALGGVRQLVRLACGGLGVDSDTAWSDAHTPAAARAAAGAVLDLAVRTAKGELRNGFAVVRPPGHHAEPNQAMGFCFFNSVAIAARILHTRHRLQRILIVDWDVHHGNGTQQIFYSDPHVLYMSIHRHDDGNFFPGTGAASEAGAGPGLGYTVNVAWCGGTNPPLADAEYLAAFRSVIMPIAKEYDPEIVLVSCGFDAAAGHPAPLGGYNVSAACFAHMTRELQQLAGGKLVLALEGGYDLPAMCDCAQECVRALLGERGAAPALAELARVPHARAQAALRATIAVHASTWRGLKRGAELLAVSALDAAPAVAAARLGRLQTERDAADTCQAMATLSMHQPAHSHHANSDHRSADSSRSVSEEPMEQDEGK, from the exons CGGAGATGGCGCACGAGAGCGGTGGCGGCGCGGACGGGTCCCCGCAGCACACGCCGTCGCCGCCGCACGCGCCGCGCCTGCCCATCGCCGACACCAGCTTCCACCAGCAGATCATGCAG AATCAGAACCCAAGAAAGAACCATATTGCTGAGCGGGCGAAACAGACATTAGAGAGTAGTTTCCTGATGCAA TTGAAGAAACAGCAGCAGCTGCAGCAAGAGATCCTGCTGCAGCACTTCCAGCAGCAGCGGCAGCAGCTGGCGCAGGAACACGAGCAACAGCTGATGCACCATTTGAAGGTAAATATGCTGCAG CAGAAGGCCATGGAGgaggcggcggcgcggcgggagGCGCGCGAGGCGCTCGAGGCGCGGGAGGCGCGCGAGCGACACGAGCGACACGAGCGGGACCGCGTCGACCTGCTGCGCAAGAAGGACAAGCATGAGCACAGCGCCAACGCCTCCACCGAGGTCAAGCAGAAGTTACAG CAAttcttaaaaaagaaacaagctAGTGCAAATGGAACAGTACCTGGTTCATCATATAGAAATTG GGGTATAGTGAAGTCGTCGTCGGGCGAGTCCATCACGTCGACGGGCGCGACGGCGACGCACCCGTACCGGCTGGCGGCGCCGCTGCCGCTGGCGCTCAACGCCGCGCCGCCGCAGCCCTCGCCCGACTACCCGCTCCGGAAGACTG CGTCGGAGCCCAACATGCTGAAGGTGCGGCTGAAGGCGCGCGTCATCGAGCGCCGCGCCTCGCCGCTCGCGCGCCGCCCCTTCAAGACGCGCGTCAAGCATCGCA ATTGCGATGGAAGTTCACCGCGCGGCTCCCCTCCTGGAGGAGCAGGCGtagggggcgcggggggcgcgggcgccACGGCGCCCATCCGGGAGGAGGAGGAGGGCTGCGGGCGCGCGGCGGACCTGCTGTTCTCGTCGCCGTCCATGCCCAACATCAGCCTGGGCCGGCCGCACGTGCCGGCGCCGCGCctggcgccgccgccgccgctggcCGTGCTGCCGCCCGTGTCGGAGGCCGAGGGCTGGGCGGCGCTGGGCGGCCGCCTGGCCAAGCGCCCGCTGGGCCGCACGCACTCCGCGCCGCTGCCGCTCGGGGACCCCGCGCTCACGCCGCCCTCCGCGCACCACTACCTGCGGGACCAGATACGGAAGACT GTGCTGACCCGGGCACACGACGCGGCCGCCGCGCAGCTGCGGGAGGAGGAGGGCGAGGTCATCGACCTAACGGCGCgacgcgcccccgcccccgcggCTCCGGCCGCGCCCCCTGCGCCCCCATGCGAGCCAGCGCCCCTAGCGCGCGCGCTGAGCTCGCCCCTGGTGGGGGCGCGCACGCCGGCGACGGGGCTGGCGTACGACGCGCTGATGTTGAAGCACGGCTGTGCGTGCGGGGCGCACGCGCCCACGCACCCCGAGCACGGCGGCCGCCTGCAGTCCGTGTGGGCGCGCCTCTGCGAGACCGGGCTCGTGGCGCGCGCCGAGCGGACCCGGCCCAGGAAGGCCACCTTCGAGGAGCTACAG TCGGTGCACTCGGAGGCGCACGTGGCGGTGTTCGGGGGCcgcggcgcggggggcgcgggcggcgcgctgGGCGGCGTGCGGCAGCTGGTGCGGCTGGCGTGCGGCGGGCTGGGCGTGGACTCGGACACGGCGTGGTCGGACGCGCACAcgccggcggcggcgcgcgccgcggCCGGCGCCGTGCTGGACCTGGCCGTGCGCACGGCCAAGGGCGAGCTGCGCAACGGGTTCGCCGTGGTGCGCCCGCCCGGCCACCACGCCGAGCCCAACCAGGCCATGGGCTTCTGCTTCTTCAACTCCGTCGCCATCGCCGCGCGCATCCTGCACACGCGACACCGCCTGCAGAGGATACTCATCGTCGACTGG GACGTGCACCACGGTAACGGCACGCAACAGATCTTCTACTCCGACCCGCACGTGCTGTACATGAGCATCCACCGGCACGACGACGGCAACTTCTTCCCCGGCACGGGCGCCGCCAGCGAGGCCGGCGCCGGGCCCGGGCTCGGGTACACCGTCAACGTGGCCTGGTGCGGGGGGACCAACCCCCCGCTGGCCGACGCCGAGTACCTCGCCGCCTTCCGCTCCGTCATCATGCCCATCGCTAAG GAGTACGACCCCGAGATCGTGCTGGTGTCGTGCGGGTTCGACGCGGCGGCCGGGCACCCCGCGCCGCTGGGCGGGTACAACGTGTCGGCCGCCTGCTTCGCGCACATGACGCGCGAGCTGCAGCAGCTGGCCGGCGGCAAGCTGGTGCTGGCGCTGGAGGGCGGGTACGACCTGCCCGCCATGTGCGACTGCGCGCAGGAGTGCGTGCGCGCGCTGCTGGGCGAGCgcggcgccgcgcccgcgctGGCCGAGCTGGCCCGCGTGCCGCACGCGCGCGCGCAGGCCGCGCTGCGCGCCACCATCGCCGTGCACGCCAGCACGTGGCGCGGCCTCAAGCGCGGCGCCGAGCTGCTGGCCGTCTCCGCGCTGGACGCGGCGCCCgcggtggcggcggcgcgcCTGGGCCGCCTGCAGACGGAGCGCGACGCCGCCGACACGTGCCAGGCCATGGCCACGCTGTCCATGCACCAGCCCGCGCACTCGCACCACGCCAACTCCGACCACAG ATCCGCGGACAGTTCCCGCTCGGTGTCGGAGGAGCCCATGGAGCAGGACGAGGGCAAGTGA
- the LOC118269201 gene encoding histone deacetylase 4 isoform X12, which produces MYVINLAEMAHESGGGADGSPQHTPSPPHAPRLPIADTSFHQQIMQLKKQQQLQQEILLQHFQQQRQQLAQEHEQQLMHHLKVNMLQLWEQQKAMEEAAARREAREALEAREARERHERHERDRVDLLRKKDKHEHSANASTEVKQKLQQFLKKKQASANGTVPGSSYRNWGIVKSSSGESITSTGATATHPYRLAAPLPLALNAAPPQPSPDYPLRKTASEPNMLKVRLKARVIERRASPLARRPFKTRVKHRNCDGSSPRGSPPGGAGVGGAGGAGATAPIREEEEGCGRAADLLFSSPSMPNISLGRPHVPAPRLAPPPPLAVLPPVSEAEGWAALGGRLAKRPLGRTHSAPLPLGDPALTPPSAHHYLRDQIRKTVLTRAHDAAAAQLREEEGEVIDLTARRAPAPAAPAAPPAPPCEPAPLARALSSPLVGARTPATGLAYDALMLKHGCACGAHAPTHPEHGGRLQSVWARLCETGLVARAERTRPRKATFEELQSVHSEAHVAVFGGRGAGGAGGALGGVRQLVRLACGGLGVDSDTAWSDAHTPAAARAAAGAVLDLAVRTAKGELRNGFAVVRPPGHHAEPNQAMGFCFFNSVAIAARILHTRHRLQRILIVDWDVHHGNGTQQIFYSDPHVLYMSIHRHDDGNFFPGTGAASEAGAGPGLGYTVNVAWCGGTNPPLADAEYLAAFRSVIMPIAKEYDPEIVLVSCGFDAAAGHPAPLGGYNVSAACFAHMTRELQQLAGGKLVLALEGGYDLPAMCDCAQECVRALLGERGAAPALAELARVPHARAQAALRATIAVHASTWRGLKRGAELLAVSALDAAPAVAAARLGRLQTERDAADTCQAMATLSMHQPAHSHHANSDHRSADSSRSVSEEPMEQDEGK; this is translated from the exons CGGAGATGGCGCACGAGAGCGGTGGCGGCGCGGACGGGTCCCCGCAGCACACGCCGTCGCCGCCGCACGCGCCGCGCCTGCCCATCGCCGACACCAGCTTCCACCAGCAGATCATGCAG TTGAAGAAACAGCAGCAGCTGCAGCAAGAGATCCTGCTGCAGCACTTCCAGCAGCAGCGGCAGCAGCTGGCGCAGGAACACGAGCAACAGCTGATGCACCATTTGAAGGTAAATATGCTGCAG TTGTGGGAACAGCAGAAGGCCATGGAGgaggcggcggcgcggcgggagGCGCGCGAGGCGCTCGAGGCGCGGGAGGCGCGCGAGCGACACGAGCGACACGAGCGGGACCGCGTCGACCTGCTGCGCAAGAAGGACAAGCATGAGCACAGCGCCAACGCCTCCACCGAGGTCAAGCAGAAGTTACAG CAAttcttaaaaaagaaacaagctAGTGCAAATGGAACAGTACCTGGTTCATCATATAGAAATTG GGGTATAGTGAAGTCGTCGTCGGGCGAGTCCATCACGTCGACGGGCGCGACGGCGACGCACCCGTACCGGCTGGCGGCGCCGCTGCCGCTGGCGCTCAACGCCGCGCCGCCGCAGCCCTCGCCCGACTACCCGCTCCGGAAGACTG CGTCGGAGCCCAACATGCTGAAGGTGCGGCTGAAGGCGCGCGTCATCGAGCGCCGCGCCTCGCCGCTCGCGCGCCGCCCCTTCAAGACGCGCGTCAAGCATCGCA ATTGCGATGGAAGTTCACCGCGCGGCTCCCCTCCTGGAGGAGCAGGCGtagggggcgcggggggcgcgggcgccACGGCGCCCATCCGGGAGGAGGAGGAGGGCTGCGGGCGCGCGGCGGACCTGCTGTTCTCGTCGCCGTCCATGCCCAACATCAGCCTGGGCCGGCCGCACGTGCCGGCGCCGCGCctggcgccgccgccgccgctggcCGTGCTGCCGCCCGTGTCGGAGGCCGAGGGCTGGGCGGCGCTGGGCGGCCGCCTGGCCAAGCGCCCGCTGGGCCGCACGCACTCCGCGCCGCTGCCGCTCGGGGACCCCGCGCTCACGCCGCCCTCCGCGCACCACTACCTGCGGGACCAGATACGGAAGACT GTGCTGACCCGGGCACACGACGCGGCCGCCGCGCAGCTGCGGGAGGAGGAGGGCGAGGTCATCGACCTAACGGCGCgacgcgcccccgcccccgcggCTCCGGCCGCGCCCCCTGCGCCCCCATGCGAGCCAGCGCCCCTAGCGCGCGCGCTGAGCTCGCCCCTGGTGGGGGCGCGCACGCCGGCGACGGGGCTGGCGTACGACGCGCTGATGTTGAAGCACGGCTGTGCGTGCGGGGCGCACGCGCCCACGCACCCCGAGCACGGCGGCCGCCTGCAGTCCGTGTGGGCGCGCCTCTGCGAGACCGGGCTCGTGGCGCGCGCCGAGCGGACCCGGCCCAGGAAGGCCACCTTCGAGGAGCTACAG TCGGTGCACTCGGAGGCGCACGTGGCGGTGTTCGGGGGCcgcggcgcggggggcgcgggcggcgcgctgGGCGGCGTGCGGCAGCTGGTGCGGCTGGCGTGCGGCGGGCTGGGCGTGGACTCGGACACGGCGTGGTCGGACGCGCACAcgccggcggcggcgcgcgccgcggCCGGCGCCGTGCTGGACCTGGCCGTGCGCACGGCCAAGGGCGAGCTGCGCAACGGGTTCGCCGTGGTGCGCCCGCCCGGCCACCACGCCGAGCCCAACCAGGCCATGGGCTTCTGCTTCTTCAACTCCGTCGCCATCGCCGCGCGCATCCTGCACACGCGACACCGCCTGCAGAGGATACTCATCGTCGACTGG GACGTGCACCACGGTAACGGCACGCAACAGATCTTCTACTCCGACCCGCACGTGCTGTACATGAGCATCCACCGGCACGACGACGGCAACTTCTTCCCCGGCACGGGCGCCGCCAGCGAGGCCGGCGCCGGGCCCGGGCTCGGGTACACCGTCAACGTGGCCTGGTGCGGGGGGACCAACCCCCCGCTGGCCGACGCCGAGTACCTCGCCGCCTTCCGCTCCGTCATCATGCCCATCGCTAAG GAGTACGACCCCGAGATCGTGCTGGTGTCGTGCGGGTTCGACGCGGCGGCCGGGCACCCCGCGCCGCTGGGCGGGTACAACGTGTCGGCCGCCTGCTTCGCGCACATGACGCGCGAGCTGCAGCAGCTGGCCGGCGGCAAGCTGGTGCTGGCGCTGGAGGGCGGGTACGACCTGCCCGCCATGTGCGACTGCGCGCAGGAGTGCGTGCGCGCGCTGCTGGGCGAGCgcggcgccgcgcccgcgctGGCCGAGCTGGCCCGCGTGCCGCACGCGCGCGCGCAGGCCGCGCTGCGCGCCACCATCGCCGTGCACGCCAGCACGTGGCGCGGCCTCAAGCGCGGCGCCGAGCTGCTGGCCGTCTCCGCGCTGGACGCGGCGCCCgcggtggcggcggcgcgcCTGGGCCGCCTGCAGACGGAGCGCGACGCCGCCGACACGTGCCAGGCCATGGCCACGCTGTCCATGCACCAGCCCGCGCACTCGCACCACGCCAACTCCGACCACAG ATCCGCGGACAGTTCCCGCTCGGTGTCGGAGGAGCCCATGGAGCAGGACGAGGGCAAGTGA
- the LOC118269201 gene encoding histone deacetylase 4 isoform X15, translating to MAHESGGGADGSPQHTPSPPHAPRLPIADTSFHQQIMQLKKQQQLQQEILLQHFQQQRQQLAQEHEQQLMHHLKVNMLQLWEQQKAMEEAAARREAREALEAREARERHERHERDRVDLLRKKDKHEHSANASTEVKQKLQQFLKKKQASANGTVPGSSYRNWGIVKSSSGESITSTGATATHPYRLAAPLPLALNAAPPQPSPDYPLRKTASEPNMLKVRLKARVIERRASPLARRPFKTRVKHRNCDGSSPRGSPPGGAGVGGAGGAGATAPIREEEEGCGRAADLLFSSPSMPNISLGRPHVPAPRLAPPPPLAVLPPVSEAEGWAALGGRLAKRPLGRTHSAPLPLGDPALTPPSAHHYLRDQIRKTVLTRAHDAAAAQLREEEGEVIDLTARRAPAPAAPAAPPAPPCEPAPLARALSSPLVGARTPATGLAYDALMLKHGCACGAHAPTHPEHGGRLQSVWARLCETGLVARAERTRPRKATFEELQSVHSEAHVAVFGGRGAGGAGGALGGVRQLVRLACGGLGVDSDTAWSDAHTPAAARAAAGAVLDLAVRTAKGELRNGFAVVRPPGHHAEPNQAMGFCFFNSVAIAARILHTRHRLQRILIVDWDVHHGNGTQQIFYSDPHVLYMSIHRHDDGNFFPGTGAASEAGAGPGLGYTVNVAWCGGTNPPLADAEYLAAFRSVIMPIAKEYDPEIVLVSCGFDAAAGHPAPLGGYNVSAACFAHMTRELQQLAGGKLVLALEGGYDLPAMCDCAQECVRALLGERGAAPALAELARVPHARAQAALRATIAVHASTWRGLKRGAELLAVSALDAAPAVAAARLGRLQTERDAADTCQAMATLSMHQPAHSHHANSDHRSADSSRSVSEEPMEQDEGK from the exons ATGGCGCACGAGAGCGGTGGCGGCGCGGACGGGTCCCCGCAGCACACGCCGTCGCCGCCGCACGCGCCGCGCCTGCCCATCGCCGACACCAGCTTCCACCAGCAGATCATGCAG TTGAAGAAACAGCAGCAGCTGCAGCAAGAGATCCTGCTGCAGCACTTCCAGCAGCAGCGGCAGCAGCTGGCGCAGGAACACGAGCAACAGCTGATGCACCATTTGAAGGTAAATATGCTGCAG TTGTGGGAACAGCAGAAGGCCATGGAGgaggcggcggcgcggcgggagGCGCGCGAGGCGCTCGAGGCGCGGGAGGCGCGCGAGCGACACGAGCGACACGAGCGGGACCGCGTCGACCTGCTGCGCAAGAAGGACAAGCATGAGCACAGCGCCAACGCCTCCACCGAGGTCAAGCAGAAGTTACAG CAAttcttaaaaaagaaacaagctAGTGCAAATGGAACAGTACCTGGTTCATCATATAGAAATTG GGGTATAGTGAAGTCGTCGTCGGGCGAGTCCATCACGTCGACGGGCGCGACGGCGACGCACCCGTACCGGCTGGCGGCGCCGCTGCCGCTGGCGCTCAACGCCGCGCCGCCGCAGCCCTCGCCCGACTACCCGCTCCGGAAGACTG CGTCGGAGCCCAACATGCTGAAGGTGCGGCTGAAGGCGCGCGTCATCGAGCGCCGCGCCTCGCCGCTCGCGCGCCGCCCCTTCAAGACGCGCGTCAAGCATCGCA ATTGCGATGGAAGTTCACCGCGCGGCTCCCCTCCTGGAGGAGCAGGCGtagggggcgcggggggcgcgggcgccACGGCGCCCATCCGGGAGGAGGAGGAGGGCTGCGGGCGCGCGGCGGACCTGCTGTTCTCGTCGCCGTCCATGCCCAACATCAGCCTGGGCCGGCCGCACGTGCCGGCGCCGCGCctggcgccgccgccgccgctggcCGTGCTGCCGCCCGTGTCGGAGGCCGAGGGCTGGGCGGCGCTGGGCGGCCGCCTGGCCAAGCGCCCGCTGGGCCGCACGCACTCCGCGCCGCTGCCGCTCGGGGACCCCGCGCTCACGCCGCCCTCCGCGCACCACTACCTGCGGGACCAGATACGGAAGACT GTGCTGACCCGGGCACACGACGCGGCCGCCGCGCAGCTGCGGGAGGAGGAGGGCGAGGTCATCGACCTAACGGCGCgacgcgcccccgcccccgcggCTCCGGCCGCGCCCCCTGCGCCCCCATGCGAGCCAGCGCCCCTAGCGCGCGCGCTGAGCTCGCCCCTGGTGGGGGCGCGCACGCCGGCGACGGGGCTGGCGTACGACGCGCTGATGTTGAAGCACGGCTGTGCGTGCGGGGCGCACGCGCCCACGCACCCCGAGCACGGCGGCCGCCTGCAGTCCGTGTGGGCGCGCCTCTGCGAGACCGGGCTCGTGGCGCGCGCCGAGCGGACCCGGCCCAGGAAGGCCACCTTCGAGGAGCTACAG TCGGTGCACTCGGAGGCGCACGTGGCGGTGTTCGGGGGCcgcggcgcggggggcgcgggcggcgcgctgGGCGGCGTGCGGCAGCTGGTGCGGCTGGCGTGCGGCGGGCTGGGCGTGGACTCGGACACGGCGTGGTCGGACGCGCACAcgccggcggcggcgcgcgccgcggCCGGCGCCGTGCTGGACCTGGCCGTGCGCACGGCCAAGGGCGAGCTGCGCAACGGGTTCGCCGTGGTGCGCCCGCCCGGCCACCACGCCGAGCCCAACCAGGCCATGGGCTTCTGCTTCTTCAACTCCGTCGCCATCGCCGCGCGCATCCTGCACACGCGACACCGCCTGCAGAGGATACTCATCGTCGACTGG GACGTGCACCACGGTAACGGCACGCAACAGATCTTCTACTCCGACCCGCACGTGCTGTACATGAGCATCCACCGGCACGACGACGGCAACTTCTTCCCCGGCACGGGCGCCGCCAGCGAGGCCGGCGCCGGGCCCGGGCTCGGGTACACCGTCAACGTGGCCTGGTGCGGGGGGACCAACCCCCCGCTGGCCGACGCCGAGTACCTCGCCGCCTTCCGCTCCGTCATCATGCCCATCGCTAAG GAGTACGACCCCGAGATCGTGCTGGTGTCGTGCGGGTTCGACGCGGCGGCCGGGCACCCCGCGCCGCTGGGCGGGTACAACGTGTCGGCCGCCTGCTTCGCGCACATGACGCGCGAGCTGCAGCAGCTGGCCGGCGGCAAGCTGGTGCTGGCGCTGGAGGGCGGGTACGACCTGCCCGCCATGTGCGACTGCGCGCAGGAGTGCGTGCGCGCGCTGCTGGGCGAGCgcggcgccgcgcccgcgctGGCCGAGCTGGCCCGCGTGCCGCACGCGCGCGCGCAGGCCGCGCTGCGCGCCACCATCGCCGTGCACGCCAGCACGTGGCGCGGCCTCAAGCGCGGCGCCGAGCTGCTGGCCGTCTCCGCGCTGGACGCGGCGCCCgcggtggcggcggcgcgcCTGGGCCGCCTGCAGACGGAGCGCGACGCCGCCGACACGTGCCAGGCCATGGCCACGCTGTCCATGCACCAGCCCGCGCACTCGCACCACGCCAACTCCGACCACAG ATCCGCGGACAGTTCCCGCTCGGTGTCGGAGGAGCCCATGGAGCAGGACGAGGGCAAGTGA
- the LOC118269201 gene encoding histone deacetylase 4 isoform X7 encodes MAHESGGGADGSPQHTPSPPHAPRLPIADTSFHQQIMQNQNPRKNHIAERAKQTLESSFLMQLKKQQQLQQEILLQHFQQQRQQLAQEHEQQLMHHLKVNMLQLWEQQKAMEEAAARREAREALEAREARERHERHERDRVDLLRKKDKHEHSANASTEVKQKLQQFLKKKQASANGTVPGSSYRNWGIVKSSSGESITSTGATATHPYRLAAPLPLALNAAPPQPSPDYPLRKTASEPNMLKVRLKARVIERRASPLARRPFKTRVKHRNCDGSSPRGSPPGGAGVGGAGGAGATAPIREEEEGCGRAADLLFSSPSMPNISLGRPHVPAPRLAPPPPLAVLPPVSEAEGWAALGGRLAKRPLGRTHSAPLPLGDPALTPPSAHHYLRDQIRKTVLTRAHDAAAAQLREEEGEVIDLTARRAPAPAAPAAPPAPPCEPAPLARALSSPLVGARTPATGLAYDALMLKHGCACGAHAPTHPEHGGRLQSVWARLCETGLVARAERTRPRKATFEELQSVHSEAHVAVFGGRGAGGAGGALGGVRQLVRLACGGLGVDSDTAWSDAHTPAAARAAAGAVLDLAVRTAKGELRNGFAVVRPPGHHAEPNQAMGFCFFNSVAIAARILHTRHRLQRILIVDWDVHHGNGTQQIFYSDPHVLYMSIHRHDDGNFFPGTGAASEAGAGPGLGYTVNVAWCGGTNPPLADAEYLAAFRSVIMPIAKEYDPEIVLVSCGFDAAAGHPAPLGGYNVSAACFAHMTRELQQLAGGKLVLALEGGYDLPAMCDCAQECVRALLGERGAAPALAELARVPHARAQAALRATIAVHASTWRGLKRGAELLAVSALDAAPAVAAARLGRLQTERDAADTCQAMATLSMHQPAHSHHANSDHRSADSSRSVSEEPMEQDEGK; translated from the exons ATGGCGCACGAGAGCGGTGGCGGCGCGGACGGGTCCCCGCAGCACACGCCGTCGCCGCCGCACGCGCCGCGCCTGCCCATCGCCGACACCAGCTTCCACCAGCAGATCATGCAG AATCAGAACCCAAGAAAGAACCATATTGCTGAGCGGGCGAAACAGACATTAGAGAGTAGTTTCCTGATGCAA TTGAAGAAACAGCAGCAGCTGCAGCAAGAGATCCTGCTGCAGCACTTCCAGCAGCAGCGGCAGCAGCTGGCGCAGGAACACGAGCAACAGCTGATGCACCATTTGAAGGTAAATATGCTGCAG TTGTGGGAACAGCAGAAGGCCATGGAGgaggcggcggcgcggcgggagGCGCGCGAGGCGCTCGAGGCGCGGGAGGCGCGCGAGCGACACGAGCGACACGAGCGGGACCGCGTCGACCTGCTGCGCAAGAAGGACAAGCATGAGCACAGCGCCAACGCCTCCACCGAGGTCAAGCAGAAGTTACAG CAAttcttaaaaaagaaacaagctAGTGCAAATGGAACAGTACCTGGTTCATCATATAGAAATTG GGGTATAGTGAAGTCGTCGTCGGGCGAGTCCATCACGTCGACGGGCGCGACGGCGACGCACCCGTACCGGCTGGCGGCGCCGCTGCCGCTGGCGCTCAACGCCGCGCCGCCGCAGCCCTCGCCCGACTACCCGCTCCGGAAGACTG CGTCGGAGCCCAACATGCTGAAGGTGCGGCTGAAGGCGCGCGTCATCGAGCGCCGCGCCTCGCCGCTCGCGCGCCGCCCCTTCAAGACGCGCGTCAAGCATCGCA ATTGCGATGGAAGTTCACCGCGCGGCTCCCCTCCTGGAGGAGCAGGCGtagggggcgcggggggcgcgggcgccACGGCGCCCATCCGGGAGGAGGAGGAGGGCTGCGGGCGCGCGGCGGACCTGCTGTTCTCGTCGCCGTCCATGCCCAACATCAGCCTGGGCCGGCCGCACGTGCCGGCGCCGCGCctggcgccgccgccgccgctggcCGTGCTGCCGCCCGTGTCGGAGGCCGAGGGCTGGGCGGCGCTGGGCGGCCGCCTGGCCAAGCGCCCGCTGGGCCGCACGCACTCCGCGCCGCTGCCGCTCGGGGACCCCGCGCTCACGCCGCCCTCCGCGCACCACTACCTGCGGGACCAGATACGGAAGACT GTGCTGACCCGGGCACACGACGCGGCCGCCGCGCAGCTGCGGGAGGAGGAGGGCGAGGTCATCGACCTAACGGCGCgacgcgcccccgcccccgcggCTCCGGCCGCGCCCCCTGCGCCCCCATGCGAGCCAGCGCCCCTAGCGCGCGCGCTGAGCTCGCCCCTGGTGGGGGCGCGCACGCCGGCGACGGGGCTGGCGTACGACGCGCTGATGTTGAAGCACGGCTGTGCGTGCGGGGCGCACGCGCCCACGCACCCCGAGCACGGCGGCCGCCTGCAGTCCGTGTGGGCGCGCCTCTGCGAGACCGGGCTCGTGGCGCGCGCCGAGCGGACCCGGCCCAGGAAGGCCACCTTCGAGGAGCTACAG TCGGTGCACTCGGAGGCGCACGTGGCGGTGTTCGGGGGCcgcggcgcggggggcgcgggcggcgcgctgGGCGGCGTGCGGCAGCTGGTGCGGCTGGCGTGCGGCGGGCTGGGCGTGGACTCGGACACGGCGTGGTCGGACGCGCACAcgccggcggcggcgcgcgccgcggCCGGCGCCGTGCTGGACCTGGCCGTGCGCACGGCCAAGGGCGAGCTGCGCAACGGGTTCGCCGTGGTGCGCCCGCCCGGCCACCACGCCGAGCCCAACCAGGCCATGGGCTTCTGCTTCTTCAACTCCGTCGCCATCGCCGCGCGCATCCTGCACACGCGACACCGCCTGCAGAGGATACTCATCGTCGACTGG GACGTGCACCACGGTAACGGCACGCAACAGATCTTCTACTCCGACCCGCACGTGCTGTACATGAGCATCCACCGGCACGACGACGGCAACTTCTTCCCCGGCACGGGCGCCGCCAGCGAGGCCGGCGCCGGGCCCGGGCTCGGGTACACCGTCAACGTGGCCTGGTGCGGGGGGACCAACCCCCCGCTGGCCGACGCCGAGTACCTCGCCGCCTTCCGCTCCGTCATCATGCCCATCGCTAAG GAGTACGACCCCGAGATCGTGCTGGTGTCGTGCGGGTTCGACGCGGCGGCCGGGCACCCCGCGCCGCTGGGCGGGTACAACGTGTCGGCCGCCTGCTTCGCGCACATGACGCGCGAGCTGCAGCAGCTGGCCGGCGGCAAGCTGGTGCTGGCGCTGGAGGGCGGGTACGACCTGCCCGCCATGTGCGACTGCGCGCAGGAGTGCGTGCGCGCGCTGCTGGGCGAGCgcggcgccgcgcccgcgctGGCCGAGCTGGCCCGCGTGCCGCACGCGCGCGCGCAGGCCGCGCTGCGCGCCACCATCGCCGTGCACGCCAGCACGTGGCGCGGCCTCAAGCGCGGCGCCGAGCTGCTGGCCGTCTCCGCGCTGGACGCGGCGCCCgcggtggcggcggcgcgcCTGGGCCGCCTGCAGACGGAGCGCGACGCCGCCGACACGTGCCAGGCCATGGCCACGCTGTCCATGCACCAGCCCGCGCACTCGCACCACGCCAACTCCGACCACAG ATCCGCGGACAGTTCCCGCTCGGTGTCGGAGGAGCCCATGGAGCAGGACGAGGGCAAGTGA